AATTACAGTACAAAACTACACCTATATTACatacacatatgtacatgtcaTACAACACTAATATGCATCACACTCGATGTAGCGGAAATACTCTGTCTACTTCCGGTGCTGCAAATCAACCGGAACCAGAATTCCCGCATGTTCAGCTTCACGCTTTGATGGCCAGTGGTTACAGCATGGTGTCATAGTTACCTGTCTACACAACACGAAACCATCTATATACCAAGTCCCCATCTTTCGCTGTTATGCATATCAGCGCCACCTGATGTCCCGTGAGGCTATATACCTTGATTCACAGCATCCTTGTCGTCTGGTTAAGGCCGCCCTAATCAACATCCACAATAGCACGAGTCTGTGATTGGGTAAGGCACCTTTACCCATTTACATCTTTTCCCGAGTTTAACATGGCGGCCTCTGTGGGGTCTCACCCACCCTTCTGTGTTGTTGGAATCGTCATTCGTGTTTCCGCCATGTCGTGAGGGTCGTCTGCCACGACCTCTGTTTCCCCGCCACGGTCGACAGTGCCACCTGAGAATCTTGATTCGTCGTGATTTAGTGGGGATACAGTGCATCCCCGGCGGCCAGGAACAGGAAGGTGTCCCTACACATTCACCACGTTTGATCCAGCGCGGCCAGAAGAAGCTGCCTAGGTCCTCCCAGAGGTAGTGCACTGGGCACGAAGCCCTACGGACCAGCCAAGACTGCATCGCTTGTATCACCGATTGGTTCAGTTGGAGCTGTATGCCGTTGATGTCGGTAAGGTCGATGTCGAGTCTCTGCACTGCGTCCACGGTGTCGTCTTGCACTTGCTGAACTATGACTTCATTAACAAGGTTCGGTCTTTCGACAGACATGAAGTTTTTGTCAAAATCCCCAGAAAGTCTTTTCATGAGTTTGTGTGTCTTGAGATGTTTCTTTCTGGGTTTGAGCCTGAGAAGGTCAGAATCACGGGTGGGTATCTTCAACATCAGTCCATGAGATGCCGGGTTCACGGCAAGTGGAGGCTGTATGGCCCTTCTCAGGAACGGAGGCATGTCGCCTAGAACGTCACCGAGCAACTGGACGCCCACGACCACTGACATCACACTGTGAACAACGTCATTCACCCTCATCGTGAACCTCTGCAACgtacaaaaaatataatatcaggctcatggcatcatttttttaaaaagatctGAGTGGGCAAGTATTGCCTGACTTTTTAATGACGATTTGTTGATATTCCATGAAACGTGCTTTTCATGAGACAGGACAAGATTAATACCAGAGCGACGTGTTGCATGCAGGCAACGAAAGCTCACAGCAACAACAGTCGTCGTAAAAAGTCTTCGGTGCAAGTCTGGAGATGAAGATACAGCCAGTGACAAGTATTTAACAGTGTTATGACTAATACTTATACAGTTATCTCTCCTTGTTCACAACAGTAGTTAGACGTTAGACGTTTTACGGGCGGAGATTGTCTTGTAAAGACACAGACATCTTGGCTgtattgcacacacacacacacacatcgggCTAACTCCGACAGGAGACGGTATGGCTACCATATGACAAGGGGACTGGTATGGAAGGGAGAGAGAATGCTGAGATGAAAGTTGGAGCCCGCACCTGCTGCTTACAGACGTAAATTCTAAATAGCCATGGGAATGATGTAATGATGTCAACACTTGTGCTGAAGAGGCATGGAAAAACACAAGGGAAACAATTTCAGTTATGGAACCATGACAACACGTGCGCTGCTATGATTCATGAGATATGGTATAAAACGTGTTTGTCTCCGTTAAGGCGGAAGTCGTCTGACAAATGAGAAAAAATGAAACGATACTGGTCTAGTTAATCACCATAATTCAAAACATGTAGAAGACTGCAAATTCTGGTTATTCAGAGAGCATAGAACACTGAACACTGATACGGGgaactattattattatatgatGTTTGTTTAGAGCCAATTTCCAGCGCAGCTGAtcaaaggcgctttgttttcCCATCGGTCATACGATGCCGATTTCAAAGGAATGTCATAgttttcagtctcaactccctggcgatcatacaactcttgaaATCATTTAGGCGGACCCAGTTAATGTGGGTGGCTTCCCCAGCCTTACGAGGTAGCTATTCACAGCTGGATGGACTAGGACATAGTCACAGCAACTTGTTCACGTTCTACTGCAAGTTGCGGTACCCGCAActgggtgtttgcacgtatCCACGTGGCCACTATCTGATCATTTATCCCGTTTATCGTCGGTTCTTTTAAATGcaaagggttgtgtactgtacactggggGTTGTGATAACATGGAAAGAGTGTTCACACAAGTTGACTGCAAGGTTTTCACATCCGGTCACAGTTGGGCTCGATCCCGGAACCTCAAGCTATCTTGATCACTAGTTGGCGCCGTACATCGCTCGCCCAACGCGCCAGAGGCGTCCCCGCTATTTAGAGAATATACAAGACACTGATACATGTCACTACTCAGATTATATATAACTTCGGTACATGCCATTTGAAATTCCATATCCTTTTCTATAAGTTTGTTATGGTGTAGGT
The nucleotide sequence above comes from Haliotis asinina isolate JCU_RB_2024 chromosome 5, JCU_Hal_asi_v2, whole genome shotgun sequence. Encoded proteins:
- the LOC137283713 gene encoding noggin-2-like, whose translation is MRVNDVVHSVMSVVVGVQLLGDVLGDMPPFLRRAIQPPLAVNPASHGLMLKIPTRDSDLLRLKPRKKHLKTHKLMKRLSGDFDKNFMSVERPNLVNEVIVQQVQDDTVDAVQRLDIDLTDINGIQLQLNQSVIQAMQSWLVRRASCPVHYLWEDLGSFFWPRWIKRGECVGTPSCSWPPGMHCIPTKSRRIKILRWHCRPWRGNRGRGRRPSRHGGNTNDDSNNTEGWVRPHRGRHVKLGKRCKWVKVPYPITDSCYCGC